The following proteins are co-located in the Castanea sativa cultivar Marrone di Chiusa Pesio chromosome 8, ASM4071231v1 genome:
- the LOC142608419 gene encoding VQ motif-containing protein 8, chloroplastic-like: protein MLYTLFFFLFISTNHSIIYIRQPFLFSIFGSKKISTMSPPKFHVDHHDEVPRWEMIKGPCPSPLKIKKESHVIHKPSFSSSPSSVSDCIATTMYRQQQRQPVIIYTHSPKIIHTEARDFMALVQKLTGQTGSNDDDDQAATLPKAQKSEKSLCAKGNDHNKVMKPVGHDDNESSSALTDENCGDIKSSSSSFSPILDQNNPYFADIPLFTPNSTNFFCSPGPVYRYPDSAFVSPNIGNLMSPSVIEFIKGLPDH from the coding sequence ATGCTCtatactctctttttcttcctcttcatctcAACAAACCATTCCATTATTTATATAAGacagccttttcttttttccatattTGGATCAAAGAAAATCTCAACAATGAGCCCTCCAAAGTTTCATGTTGATCATCATGATGAGGTTCCAAGGTGGGAGATGATCAAAGGTCCATGTCCATCTCCATTGAAGATCAAGAAGGAGTCTCATGTCATTCACAAACCATCTTTTTCTTCGTCACCTTCTTCGGTTTCTGATTGTATTGCTACCACAATGTACAGGCAGCAACAGAGGCAACCGGTTATTATATACACTCATTCTCCGAAGATTATCCACACTGAGGCTCGGGATTTCATGGCTCTTGTCCAGAAGCTCACGGGTCAGACAGGATCCAACGATGATGATGATCAAGCTGCTACACTGCCAAAAGCCCAGAAGAGTGAGAAGAGTTTGTGTGCGAAAGGAAATGATCATAATAAGGTGATGAAGCCTGTTGGGCATGATGATAATGAGTCATCTTCTGCTCTTACCGATGAAAATTGTGGTGACATTAAGTCAAGTTCGTCATCCTTTTCACCAATTCTAGACCAAAACAATCCATATTTTGCTGATATTCCTTTGTTTACCCCGAATTCAACTAATTTCTTCTGCTCACCTGGGCCGGTTTATAGATATCCTGATTCAGCTTTCGTGTCTCCAAACATAGGCAACTTGATGTCACCATCTGTTATAGAATTTATAAAAGGGCTACCAGATCATTGA
- the LOC142605932 gene encoding uncharacterized protein LOC142605932 has translation MVVVDDFSRYILVEFHREKSEACEKMEILCKRLQNEKGAPIVKIRSDHGMEFENVRFEFFCEKNGIMKEFSAPKTPQQNVVVERKKRKPKVKYFLVFKSKCYILNDRENLGKFDAKSDEGIFLGYSTTSRAYVVFNKRTNMVMESINVVIDDAITRVEIDDDRE, from the exons ATGGTCGTtgttgatgatttctcaagatATATTTTGGTGGAATTTCATAGAGAGAAATCGGAAGCATGTGAGAAGATGGAGATTCTTTGCAAGAGACTTCAAAATGAAAAAGGGGCTCCTATAGTCAAGATAAGGAGTGATCATGGGATGGAGTTTGAAAATGTGAGATTTGAGTTCTTTTGTGAGAAGAATGGAATCATGAAAGAATTTTCAGCTCCTAAAACTCCCCAACAAAATGTAGTGGTTGAAAGGAAGAAACGG AAGCCTAAAGTGAAGTACTTTCTTGTCTTCAAAAGTAAGTGCTACATTCTAAATGATCGAGAAAATCTTGGCAAATTCGATGCAAAAAGTGATGAAGGCATCTTCCTTGGTTATTCTACCACAAGCCGAGCATATGTAGTCTTTAACAAGAGAACAAATATGGTGATGGAGTCCATAAATGTGGTGATTGATGATGCCATAACAAGAGTAGAAATTGATGATGATAGAGAATGA